One segment of Capricornis sumatraensis isolate serow.1 chromosome 23, serow.2, whole genome shotgun sequence DNA contains the following:
- the CSTF2T gene encoding cleavage stimulation factor subunit 2 tau variant isoform X2: protein MSSLAVRDPAMDRSLRSVFVGNIPYEATEEQLKDIFSEVGSVVSFRLVYDRETGKPKGYGFCEYQDQETALSAMRNLNGREFSGRALRVDNAASEKNKEELKSLGPAAPIIDSPYGDPIDPEDAPESITRAVASLPPEQMFELMKQMKLCVQNSHQEARNMLLQNPQLAYALLQAQVVMRIMDPEIALKILHRKIHVTPLIPGKSQTVSGPGPGLCPGPNVLLNQQNPPAPQPQHLARRPVKDIPPLMQTPIQGGIPPQGPMPAAVPGPGPLTPGGTMQPQVGMPGVGPVPLERGQVQISDPRAPMPRGPMTAGGLPPRGLLGDAPNDPRGGTLLSVTGEVEPRGYLGPPHQGPPMHHAAGHDSRGPSSHEMRGGPLADPRMLMSEPRGPMIDQRGLPMDGRGSRDSRGMETRAMETEVLETRVMERRGMETCAMETRGMEARGMDARAMEMRGPGPSSRGPMTGGIQGPGPINMGAGGPQGPRQVPNISGVGNPGPAMQGAGMQGAGKQGGAQPSSFSPGQSQVTPQDQEKAALIMQVLQLTADQIAMLPPEQRQSILILKEQIQKSTGTS, encoded by the exons ATGTCGAGTTTGGCGGTGAGAGACCCGGCAATGGATCGATCACTGCGTTCCGTGTTCGTGGGGAACATTCCGTATGAGGCGACTGAGGAGCAGTTAAAGGACATTTTCTCGGAGGTTGGTTCTGTTGTGAGTTTCCGGCTGGTATACGATAGAGAGACGGGCAAACCTAAGGGTTATGGCTTCTGCGAGTACCAAGACCAGGAGACCGCACTTAGTGCCATGCGGAACCTTAATGGGCGGGAGTTCAGCGGGAGAGCGCTTCGGGTGGACAATGCAGCCAGTGAAAAGAACaaggaggagctaaagagcctagGGCCTGCAGCGCCTATCATTGACTCACCCTACGGGGACCCTATCGATCCAGAAGATGCTCCTGAGTCGATTACCAGAGCAGTCGCTAGTCTTCCCCCGGAGCAAATGTTTGAGCTGATGAAGCAGATGAAGCTCTGTGTCCAAAACAGCCACCAGGAAGCTCGAAATATGTTACTTCAAAACCCTCAGCTGGCTTATGCGCTGTTGCAGGCACAAGTAGTGATGAGAATCATGGATCCAGAGATTGCTCTGAAAATTTTGCATCGCAAAATTCATGTAACACCACTTATCCCAGGGAAATCTCAAACCGTttctggccctggccctgggctttGTCCTGGACCTAACGTTCTGCTGAACCAGCAAAACCCCCCGGCCCCTCAGCCTCAGCATTTGGCCAGAAGACCTGTGAAAGACATCCCTCCTCTGATGCAGACCCCTATCCAAGGTGGAATTCCACCCCAAGGCCCAATGCCAGCCGCAGTTCCTGGCCCTGGCCCCTTAACTCCTGGCGGAACAATGCAACCCCAAGTTGGAATGCCAGGGGTTGGTCCCGTGCCCTTAGAGCGGGGGCAGGTGCAGATATCTGATCCCAGAGCTCCTATGCCTCGTGGGCCCATGACTGCTGGTGGCCTGCCTCCTCGAGGACTGTTAGGGGATGCTCCAAATGACCCACGTGGAGGGACTTTGCTTTCAGTCACCGGAGAAGTGGAGCCCAGAGGCTATCTTGGCCCACCACATCAGGGTCCTCCAATGCACCATGCCGCTGGTCATGACAGCCGGGGCCCTTCCTCACATGAGATGAGGGGAGGGCCCTTAGCAGATCCTAGAATGCTCATGAGTGAGCCCAGAGGACCTATGATAGATCAAAGAGGGCTGCCTATGGATGGCAGAGGCAGCAGAGACTCTCGAGGGATGGAGACTCGAGCCATGGAAACAGAGGTCTTAGAGACACGGGTGATGGAGAGAAGAGGAATGGAGACCTGTGCAATGGAAACCAGAGGAATGGAAGCGAGAGGAATGGATGCAAGAGCAATGGAGATGAGGGGCCCCGGCCCCAGTTCAAGAGGCCCTATGACTGGGGGAATTCAGGGTCCTGGTCCTATTAATATGGGGGCAGGTGGTCCTCAGGGACCCAGACAGGTTCCCAACATTTCAGGGGTGGGAAACCCTGGACCTGCCATGCAGGGGGCAGGTATGCAAGGAG CAGGCAAGCAAGGTGGAGCGCAGCCTAGCAGTTTTAGTCCTGGGCAGAGCCAAGTAACCCCCCAGGATCAAGAAAAGGCAGCTTTGATCATGCAGGTTCTTCAGCTGACTGCAGATCAGATTGCCATGCTGCCTCCTGAGCAAAGGCAGAGTATCTTGATTTTAAAGGAACAAATCCAGAAATCTACTGGAACTTCTtga
- the CSTF2T gene encoding cleavage stimulation factor subunit 2 tau variant isoform X1 — MSSLAVRDPAMDRSLRSVFVGNIPYEATEEQLKDIFSEVGSVVSFRLVYDRETGKPKGYGFCEYQDQETALSAMRNLNGREFSGRALRVDNAASEKNKEELKSLGPAAPIIDSPYGDPIDPEDAPESITRAVASLPPEQMFELMKQMKLCVQNSHQEARNMLLQNPQLAYALLQAQVVMRIMDPEIALKILHRKIHVTPLIPGKSQTVSGPGPGLCPGPNVLLNQQNPPAPQPQHLARRPVKDIPPLMQTPIQGGIPPQGPMPAAVPGPGPLTPGGTMQPQVGMPGVGPVPLERGQVQISDPRAPMPRGPMTAGGLPPRGLLGDAPNDPRGGTLLSVTGEVEPRGYLGPPHQGPPMHHAAGHDSRGPSSHEMRGGPLADPRMLMSEPRGPMIDQRGLPMDGRGSRDSRGMETRAMETEVLETRVMERRGMETCAMETRGMEARGMDARAMEMRGPGPSSRGPMTGGIQGPGPINMGAGGPQGPRQVPNISGVGNPGPAMQGAGMQGGGMQGAGMQGAGMQGPGMQGAGMQGPGMQGAGMQGPGMQGAGKQGGAQPSSFSPGQSQVTPQDQEKAALIMQVLQLTADQIAMLPPEQRQSILILKEQIQKSTGTS, encoded by the coding sequence ATGTCGAGTTTGGCGGTGAGAGACCCGGCAATGGATCGATCACTGCGTTCCGTGTTCGTGGGGAACATTCCGTATGAGGCGACTGAGGAGCAGTTAAAGGACATTTTCTCGGAGGTTGGTTCTGTTGTGAGTTTCCGGCTGGTATACGATAGAGAGACGGGCAAACCTAAGGGTTATGGCTTCTGCGAGTACCAAGACCAGGAGACCGCACTTAGTGCCATGCGGAACCTTAATGGGCGGGAGTTCAGCGGGAGAGCGCTTCGGGTGGACAATGCAGCCAGTGAAAAGAACaaggaggagctaaagagcctagGGCCTGCAGCGCCTATCATTGACTCACCCTACGGGGACCCTATCGATCCAGAAGATGCTCCTGAGTCGATTACCAGAGCAGTCGCTAGTCTTCCCCCGGAGCAAATGTTTGAGCTGATGAAGCAGATGAAGCTCTGTGTCCAAAACAGCCACCAGGAAGCTCGAAATATGTTACTTCAAAACCCTCAGCTGGCTTATGCGCTGTTGCAGGCACAAGTAGTGATGAGAATCATGGATCCAGAGATTGCTCTGAAAATTTTGCATCGCAAAATTCATGTAACACCACTTATCCCAGGGAAATCTCAAACCGTttctggccctggccctgggctttGTCCTGGACCTAACGTTCTGCTGAACCAGCAAAACCCCCCGGCCCCTCAGCCTCAGCATTTGGCCAGAAGACCTGTGAAAGACATCCCTCCTCTGATGCAGACCCCTATCCAAGGTGGAATTCCACCCCAAGGCCCAATGCCAGCCGCAGTTCCTGGCCCTGGCCCCTTAACTCCTGGCGGAACAATGCAACCCCAAGTTGGAATGCCAGGGGTTGGTCCCGTGCCCTTAGAGCGGGGGCAGGTGCAGATATCTGATCCCAGAGCTCCTATGCCTCGTGGGCCCATGACTGCTGGTGGCCTGCCTCCTCGAGGACTGTTAGGGGATGCTCCAAATGACCCACGTGGAGGGACTTTGCTTTCAGTCACCGGAGAAGTGGAGCCCAGAGGCTATCTTGGCCCACCACATCAGGGTCCTCCAATGCACCATGCCGCTGGTCATGACAGCCGGGGCCCTTCCTCACATGAGATGAGGGGAGGGCCCTTAGCAGATCCTAGAATGCTCATGAGTGAGCCCAGAGGACCTATGATAGATCAAAGAGGGCTGCCTATGGATGGCAGAGGCAGCAGAGACTCTCGAGGGATGGAGACTCGAGCCATGGAAACAGAGGTCTTAGAGACACGGGTGATGGAGAGAAGAGGAATGGAGACCTGTGCAATGGAAACCAGAGGAATGGAAGCGAGAGGAATGGATGCAAGAGCAATGGAGATGAGGGGCCCCGGCCCCAGTTCAAGAGGCCCTATGACTGGGGGAATTCAGGGTCCTGGTCCTATTAATATGGGGGCAGGTGGTCCTCAGGGACCCAGACAGGTTCCCAACATTTCAGGGGTGGGAAACCCTGGACCTGCCATGCAGGGGGCAGGTATGCAAGGAGGTGGCATGCAAGGGGCGGGCATGCAAGGAGCTGGCATGCAGGGGCCGGGCATGCAAGGAGCAGGCATGCAGGGGCCGGGCATGCAAGGAGCGGGCATGCAGGGGCCGGGCATGCAAGGAGCAGGCAAGCAAGGTGGAGCGCAGCCTAGCAGTTTTAGTCCTGGGCAGAGCCAAGTAACCCCCCAGGATCAAGAAAAGGCAGCTTTGATCATGCAGGTTCTTCAGCTGACTGCAGATCAGATTGCCATGCTGCCTCCTGAGCAAAGGCAGAGTATCTTGATTTTAAAGGAACAAATCCAGAAATCTACTGGAACTTCTtga